TTCCACTTTTATATGAAGGCCTTCGATTAGCCAATGGCCTTTATACATTTAAGgaacaattttttcaacttataTCTGCAAAATAATTCTCGGAGTTGGTAAAAGATTAGAGATGTACGAAAGGCTAAGTAAAAGCATCCAAACGCATATAGGCTATGTCGATTGGCATTCCAGCTATTTGGATTCTGGAGTACTAGGCGTGCTATGCATACAGCTGTTAGTCCGGACTTCGTGAGCcaattttttctgaaaaatgattaaattattttttattagtgaaatttacttttttacaaaaaaaatttgtgaaaaatttaTACTCGTAATGCACTATTACTATTTTCGGAGACGTGAATCTTTGGCAACTGGTTGGTCTAGTCAACGACTGTTCAAAGTGCTACTTAAGAACTATTTGTTTAGTTTAtttgtttagtttattttgCCCCTTCTTTTGCTTCTCATTTTGACACTtcatctattttaaattttttttaattttaatttttttctttacttaattgttaagaaagtgattattaatgtattaatattttttttatataatttttaaattttttttaaaatggtaaaaagataagaataaaaaaattgaagaaaaataaaataagaaacttTCAACAAGCGGTAAGATGGAGCACCGCTCTTTGGACTTTTTCGTCACGCACCAAGTACTAACGCAGGATAATCGGTGTTTTTTAATGTTTGCAtgcgaagaaaaagaaagcaaaagacAAAGGGGCAAGCTCTAAATTGCCATCATTCCAATCCAAGATTGCAACGAGACAATACCAAATTTGCTGGCATTATCATTGTTGACAGTATAATGTTGGTCTAAAGATTAAATACATAGGGCCACTATTAATCATTTGCTTCCTACACCATAATGTGTTGGATGGGGGCATTGAATGAGGCCTCCAATTCTCATAATTGGGCTTGCTACAGCCATTTTACGTGGGTGCTCCCAAAAGAGTGGCTCTACACTCGGAATTTTCACTGGCAAAACAGAAACAGCACCATCATGATAGTTGAAATCGATTAAAGGGCTGAAAAAGAAGTAGCCTAAGCCTGCACGGTACTTATCTGCCATGACACAGATGAATAAATTATCACAATGATCGTGGCGTCTTcaccactttctttttttttttttctttttttttttttctttttcttttttgtctttcctttcctttcctttcctttgtgccttaattttgttttgtatttttttttttaaaggaaatacgAGGCATGTGTAAGTTATAAGCAGTTGTTTGATTAAAACGTTTTAAAGCGGTACATATGTGATTGTATATTGTCATGGTTAAAAGCTAAAGCGACAGATATTTTTTAACAGTAGAGATACATTATGGCTAATACAATCATTTCGAAGTTAGGTAAGtcgaaaatttgataaataaataaataagaatatgatCTTAATGTCACTGTTGGAATCCTCGtgattttcattcattttgcaTTCCCACCACCaaacaatgaaacaaaacatCCTTTTCCCAGTGACTGAGAGGGCACTATCATCGACCTTGCTCCGCCACTGTGCAGTGTCGTTCCTTCTACATAAAGTCGTATAATATCCTATGAGAAATGATAACTGATAAACTGCCATTTACCAAAACACCCATACCATGCATATCGGTGGCAAATCATTAAGTTCACTCATCTGGAAAGCAAAACGACGCCGTTACCGTCACACTTGCATGGTCCTTGCAGCTCAATGCTCTAAGAAACCTCCAAGACCCCTTAGTGGAAGAGCTCCGGCTCACCGGCAGATTCCTGTTAAAATCAAGCGGTGGAGGAAACAGCGTCGAAGGAGCGTTCCGCCGAACCTGTCGATTCTTTATATCACTAAGTTCCATCTCCGGTGGAAACTTCACCATTCCAAACATCAACAAGTACCAACGAGGCTTCGCCGCCTTTTTAAGCGCTATATCATACTTTCCAACGCTCCTTACGGATGGGTTTCGCTCTATTTCCGGTGCCGTGGAGATCATGGAAATGGAACTCGGGTGGAGCTTTCTATAATCCAAAGAGCGGCTGTTCCTCATGAGCTTAGTAGTGCTAGCTATACTAGTGTTGAATCCAGTTACGGGGCTTTGTAGCTTGGATAATGACTCGCATCTTCGGCGACAATGCgtttttcttgtttggttttCGTCGGTGGCTGATGTTTTGGGGGTTTGATCATGAGTGGGAGGAGATTTTCCTTCAAAGGGCACGAGTTTTCCGCAGAAGAAGATGTCGTCGGCTGGACACATATCGGAGCTGAAGTCGCTGAAGAACTCGAAGATATCGGGGGGCTCAGAGCGTGATCGTGGATTGTGGTTGGACAAGCATTTGGAATCGTTGTTGCAACAATTGTGCTGATTATCATTCTCGTTGTTGTTATCATCGACTGGAAGGTGGCAAAGGGCGAGCGCCTCttctgctgcttcttcttcttggttTTGAAAATGAGGACTCTTAGAATGATCTCTCATATTTTGAGGAAAGGGTGCGTCAGATGACAACATAGAATA
This genomic interval from Juglans microcarpa x Juglans regia isolate MS1-56 chromosome 4D, Jm3101_v1.0, whole genome shotgun sequence contains the following:
- the LOC121260294 gene encoding uncharacterized protein LOC121260294 gives rise to the protein MRDHSKSPHFQNQEEEAAEEALALCHLPVDDNNNENDNQHNCCNNDSKCLSNHNPRSRSEPPDIFEFFSDFSSDMCPADDIFFCGKLVPFEGKSPPTHDQTPKTSATDENQTRKTHCRRRCESLSKLQSPVTGFNTSIASTTKLMRNSRSLDYRKLHPSSISMISTAPEIERNPSVRSVGKYDIALKKAAKPRWYLLMFGMVKFPPEMELSDIKNRQVRRNAPSTLFPPPLDFNRNLPVSRSSSTKGSWRFLRALSCKDHASVTVTASFCFPDE